The following are encoded in a window of Plasmodium vivax chromosome 10, whole genome shotgun sequence genomic DNA:
- a CDS encoding hypothetical protein, conserved (encoded by transcript PVX_080460A) produces the protein MEKLQLPEWNDIERYFKDPELITAEILFVGLTLCNVFVMYRLFLDVIPFPIFVTWWQLAQGLLVAYVCGELGKEFPKFAYFPKVEISENMLKVLFVPSIFYCLMLVLSNYLLFKTPCIASYPVLVSFTVVFHHLTRFVGCGEEYMPLRWKSIVFLLAAFVIGCFDSKTTGKGVLIWALLYALFSAIFRAGFMQKIMHLVDGKGNTLHNNQHLLGVLLLPILIVLSGEWAVFGHMPYNIMSLHTWQMWGCLITVGALPFIKNVISNRLVRRTGQGPWRFLEIISIVLVFFIGMTYNAPSFLGYVAIICVIIGRSLGAFDVMLNASDYMMAEDERKRKTSKANYAKSSRQGTQASKPFLYSGDNEDDEEESSFSSNDSRSYQGSQDYDDKDSVNSSSQQYSVHKGTSRMDSSSNKTSHAGMSGDESRRGSRMSDAKAGGRGASFQSKSKLSRNYSSKKQELVDSQA, from the coding sequence atggaaaagctGCAGCTGCCAGAATGGAACGATATCGAAAGATATTTTAAAGACCCCGAGTTGATCACGGCGGAAATCCTGTTTGTGGGTCTGACCCTGTGCAACGTATTTGTTATGTACCGCCTGTTCCTAGATGTGATtcctttccccattttcgtAACATGGTGGCAGTTGGCTCAGGGGTTGCTGGTTGCCTATGTGTGTGGGGAGTTAGGAAAGGAGTTCCCCAAATTTGCCTATTTCCCAAAAGTAGAAATAAGTGAGAATATGCTGAAGGTGTTATTTGTGCCGTCTATCTTTTACTGTCTAATGTTAGTATTGTCTAATTATTTGCTCTTTAAGACCCCTTGTATAGCGTCCTACCCAGTGCTCGTCAGTTTCACGGTAGTGTTTCACCACCTCACTCGTTTTGTTGGGTGCGGAGAGGAGTACATGCCTCTAAGGTGGAAGTCAATCGTGTTCCTCCTAGCCGCCTTTGTAATTGGGTGCTTCGATTCCAAGACCACAGGGAAAGGAGTGCTCATATGGGCTCTACTGTATGCCCTCTTTTCAGCAATTTTTAGAGCCGGctttatgcaaaaaataatgcaccTTGTAGATGGCAAAGGGAATACATTACACAATAACCAGCACCTCCTAGGGGTTCTACTCCTACCTATCCTGATTGTCCTGTCTGGAGAATGGGCCGTCTTTGGACACATGCCATATAACATTATGTCTTTACACACCTGGCAGATGTGGGGTTGTTTAATCACTGTAGGTGCTTTGCCATTTatcaaaaatgtaatttcaAATAGATTGGTTAGAAGAACAGGACAAGGCCCATGGAGATTTCTAGAAATCATATCCATCGTGTTGGTATTTTTCATCGGGATGACTTACAATGCGCCTTCCTTTTTAGGATACGTCGCCATCATCTGCGTAATTATTGGTCGCTCCTTGGGTGCCTTCGATGTGATGCTTAACGCATCTGACTATATGATGGCGGAAGAcgagaggaagagaaaaacgtCCAAAGCGAACTACGCCAAGAGCAGCAGACAGGGGACGCAGGCATCCAAGCCGTTTCTCTACTCGGGGGATAACGaagacgatgaggaggagagCTCCTTCAGCTCGAACGACAGCAGAAGCTACCAGGGGTCTCAGGACTACGACGATAAGGATAGCGTGAATAGCAGCTCCCAACAGTATAGCGTCCACAAGGGGACCAGCCGAATGGACAGCTCTTCCAACAAAACCAGCCACGCGGGGATGTCCGGGGACGAGAGCCGCCGGGGCAGCAGGATGAGCGACGCCAAGGCCGGCGGCCGCGGCGCCAGCTTCCAGTCCAAGTCCAAGCTGTCTCGCAACTACTCCAGCAAGAAGCAGGAGCTCGTCGACTCGCAGGCGTAG